One genomic segment of Manis pentadactyla isolate mManPen7 chromosome 1, mManPen7.hap1, whole genome shotgun sequence includes these proteins:
- the TFF3 gene encoding trefoil factor 3 — translation MSSEQLGPQSPPMTMEAGALWLLAVVLVLGSSASAGEFVGLSANQCAMPAKDRVDCGYPDVTAEQCNSRGCCFDSSIFEVPWCFKPLQEAECTF, via the exons ATGTCCTCTGAGCAGCTGGGTCCCCAGAGCCCGCCCATGACCATGGAGGCAGGAGCACTGTGGCTGCTGGCAGTGGTCCTGGTCCTGGGGTCCTCCGCCTCGGCCGGGGAGTTCGTGGGCCTGT CGGCAAACCAATGCGCCATGCCAGCCAAGGACAGGGTGGACTGCGGCTACCCCGACGTCACCGCCGAGCAGTGCAACAGCAGGGGCTGTTGCTTCGACTCCAGCATCTTCGAGGTGCCCTGGTGCTTCAAGCCTCTGCAGGAGGCAG AATGCACATTTTGA